Proteins found in one Silene latifolia isolate original U9 population unplaced genomic scaffold, ASM4854445v1 scaffold_20.1, whole genome shotgun sequence genomic segment:
- the LOC141638268 gene encoding uncharacterized protein LOC141638268: protein MSSDEQPLEPPKLDFSNTYYLGSHNVPTDTISNVVLRRDNYDDWKNSMKMSLKSRRKFGFVDGSIKKPTDKFDLDNWEVVHCTLVQWIRNTIDPSLLDIISYVEDASVLWSELEAQFSVVDGSRIHDLKTQLHDCRQLKGMDVTTYYGKLESIWDSLVVLEPPFSCKCGICY, encoded by the coding sequence ATGTCTAGCGACGAACAACCTCTCGAGCCACCGAAACTCGATTTTTCAAACACCTACTATCTTGGCTCTCACAATGTTCCCACTGACACGATTTCTAACGTCGTTTTACGTCGCGATAATTACGATGATTGGAAAAATTCGATGAAGATGTCGCTCAAATCCCGTCGTAAATTCGGGTTTGTTGATGGCTCAATTAAAAAGCCAACTGATAAATTTGATCTCGATAATTGGGAAGTTGTCCATTGCACTCTTGTACAATGGATTcgaaatactattgatccctctCTTCTCGACATAATTTCTTATGTCGAGGACGCATCAGTCCTTTGGTCGGAGTTGGAAGCTCAATTTTCGGTGGTTGACGGGTCACGTATCCACGACTTGAAGACCCAACTACATGACTGTCGCCAATTGAAAGGTATGGACGTCACCACCTATTATGGTAAGCTTGAATCTATATGGGATTCTCTTGTTGTTCTTGAGCCTCCGTTTTCCTGTAAGTGCGGCATCTGCTATTAA